The region cctccgttacctcatttcacagtcaacaatattgtaacccttaagattttacatgaactttgatatcaccatgtattgataatgtacagcttcagcaccggtcagagctgcctacatccacattcacaccaacatgaaactataagcctaatccatcatagcttcagcaaggggggagacatcctcacataaaaaagcaacttctaagtccaaaatcagccagtgtatgaccccagtacaagccatcacaactattcttctgatgaagatgaagagggaacatcatacatgctgtctagtactagaaaagaaacccacaggcaccaagaatgcaggggcagatagaggcaccaccattacactatgtgcactgcacttcaagtcaggtgacaatagtccagacccagggatgcatcccatgccattttacagaagaatgtagcagaagcagcaaacatatgcagccagctggaatgatctctgggccatgaatgaaaatagaagcaggtgatgcactctggccaatcatgaaggaacaattcaaacttccagcagaatcagacatacacgcttgggagtcagggccacagctaattgaacagctcagagagtgggccaaaggcagattggcaggacaagccatgacatgagccaagatacgacagagtctgtaaagaagtttcattgcagagtaatgcaagtattccaagacttgggcttcaccattcatgaccagatacacaggcctttgggcatggactgagacagccaatcaggaaaccactgatagtggctaggcctgagaacaggtcaatagcagtggactgacccagcaaaatgttttatgtgcgcctaggagactgtttattgctaattgttgccaaaactgccaccattatagcaccacaaagagcacgaagaaggaaacgggtgccgtgctgctgagaacaccagaaggggagccagatgtgaagacgctgcaaagtgccgatcaacacacaggaagaaccgctgcagactccagagagaagacaccgacctcaataaggttagcaaaggggagaagctatgccagaccaggggtaagaagtgacggcagatgcagccgcagcccctgtaatgccccaagaccttgggttggatgcagccgccggtctcatggcacccccgggcctcgtcacgaatgcacctgcaggccccgtcttaccaccgcagcttcaatcagcaggccggaccccgctgccgctacagtacccatcatgccgttgtccacagtagccaaagggattgagtcccaaccaggggtgcagaagacagcccctctcatggtgaccactgacctggaagcccaaccaccctacaaagacagaagaagtgtcaagggttacatctgtggcaagtttggccatttccagaaccagtgcaaagcactcacgcccccgaagagactggacccatgcaacccaagagttggtccagagaaacaggtcaaggaggaagtgcagaaagcagtgaagtaccccgtccataggacagaggcaagcaagccaggtccgcaagacactacgctcctgacatgtaaaacttcatctgcaagaccactacctcaaattacccttaaaatggatggcgttgtcagatccaacgtggtgcagccagaagtgtgatgacacctgtggaactcgctgatctcacctgcctatcagaatcctctgtgtctcgcatgggcattggtggtcaagtcagacattctcagcttacaaagccactgagcgtgtgcactcagccaggacactctatcctgtcccagtttgtggtgtaaaggacctgccactcaacctgctgggagcgaacctactgcagaagctgaaggcaaccacagtgttccaggaagatgggacagtgacattttcttcatccctgacccgagaagagtcatgctggcagcgctacaagaacattaaacaatcgatgaggcctacccaaggaggtactggatgtagtaccagaaagtctatggtctaagggaccccagcacgtgagaaaaacctcaagttgccccagtacgggtgtcactcaagccatgtaccccgtaccctcgtaaggcccaggccaggcctagagtcaagctgcctctgaccaactgaaggtctacctggaaataggaatcattgttcctcgcaaatcgccttgcaataccccgcttttccccgtcaagaaaaagactgtaaaaggagcgccagccaagttcagaatggtatataacctgagagctgtgaatgacgccacagtgtttgaaactgcaattatgccgaatccgcacactctgctctcaaatgtgcctgccacagcaaaagtgttcacagtgaacaacctggctaatgttttcttcagtgttccccctcatccggaagaccagttcctgtttgccttaatgcaccaggggggacaccacacatggacagtgatgccacagtgggcccagaacagcccttcacagttcaccaaagcaatgtccacagttctcaccaactgagtcacagaacaagcagaagtaaccctgctacaatacatggacaatctactcctttgtgcagttgactttgacacgtgtaaagcccattccttgtatctcctactctacctggcgaagcagcactgcaagatctcaaagaacaaagtccagtggtgtctgaagcaagttacgttccagagacactgtattgctcaccaggcgaaacacctgacagatgaccggaggaccacagtggagaagatggtccctccgacaactccaaaggtgctacaggccttccttggtcaagtttcatattgcagagcctggacccctgatgcttccgtcctaatgcagcctctgtgtgaatacgtcagtgtgaccccgttcctccagacagatgtggtcttcagttcgttcaagaagttaaaaggctctgtagtcccagcgccagcactaggcctatccgactacaagaagccattccatctctacttgatgagaaaagaaggccttgctactggagtcctgacacagcttcaggggggaaagcagagactttcggactacttttcagcttgcctggatccagttgcaagggaagcctcttcctcccgcatgaaggcagcagttgcagcacacgccctcctggacaggactactgacatcagtggaaaaaccattggaaatcctggctctgcatgacatctcagcaatcctcaaccaaacccagccaaaacatctctccaccgccaggcatcttcgcctccagtgctctctactcctgcccaacaatgtcaccatctccagatgcacagtcctcaatccgcccactctactcccactcccaaggggggatacagatacggatcctcagataaaaagtctgatcaaaatctgcatgataccttctgcagggatctgaatttgctccggacggatgaccatgattgcttcagcatcatgcaacaggaaacagcaggactacccaaggtggcagaagagccactgaccaacccagagttgatcctctatgtggatggctccagatttgcagatgatgaaggaagattccacacgggaggtgcagcgaccagcaatcaagagatcctgtggtccagaagtctgccgcccagtctgtcagcccaggaagcagaactgatagcgctgatgaaggcctaccagatggcagaagacaagactgagaaaatgtttaccgattcaaggtacttgcatggcatagcacacgacttcggacccatctgggctgcaagggacttcctcacagcaagcggaacaaccgtgaagcatcaatggagccattaaggacctgctgaacacacctcaacttccaaaagtggtgacaatgctaaaagtcaaagcgcatggaaaactgaacacagtaggggcacgaggcaacagcatggcggatatggcagccaaagaaacagtcaagggaagacaatatggacaagtggaagaggtcgtagagccggacggctactacaggacggctgaagacaggaagcctgacaagatgacgtcctgtgatctgctcaaaaggttgcaagagcaagccccaaaggacaagaaggaatgctggatgcagaagtgagcaacacatgaagaaggaagggtatactaaatggactacaaaccctgtttaccccgaagcatgtaccctatggtggtccagtgggcacatgggcccacacacagattaaagacacagatgaatgatccgattggtgcttactggttcactccagaaatctccaccctaacagccaagttcataaacagctgtctgacctgtggcaaatgcaaccctgggagaatgaagaaagttcccacacatcgtcttgccagaccactgtacccccttccagaggatccagatagaccacatccagatgccgccaagtggagaattcgaatatgcccttgtggccgtggacatgttctcaagatgacagccagaagctttcccagtgaggaaccagtcagcaaagactactgcaaagaagctactctcagagacgagatatgcagctatggggtcccagaagtgagagagtgaccagggacccgcattcacagcaaatctcacacgagagatctagtcagcagtaggatcagacttaggcctacacactcccaatcacactactcagtgttaggcacactcccagaggcccagaaaagctgtcaccatatgaaattttgtttgtgtctagtcccaggttaggggtatcctttcctttagcagctgattatgcaatatgatactttgtctgcttatgtaattgaaatcaccaagaaacttgctaacatccattctcgagtttttttcttcattgccagatccagattcagtgtccggtatgcactcctagaagccaggagactgggtgttggtgaaaaagcttgtaaggagaacaccactcgatcccagatttgatggtcctgctcaagtgctgctgatgacaccaaactctgtgaaactggatggaagacccacttggatccactcatcgcatggcaagaaagctcccctaccagaagatgacacccaagccagaatgatgtcgtggatgccctgcctgaccgaacagatgacctacctgataaagactacacatcgctcactacacatgctattgactaagagactgattgcaacgaacccccgttagggacagatctcctgaccgcccatttgcgaaaagtctgtatggagtggggcacaggcgttaggcttgtgtcagttcgccaacagcacaaaagagttgcagcgctttgggacaggaggctaggattagggcaagtgatatctaaggggggcttgtgatagaaatatatatatcatgtagatctcacttgcatgtatactcctctataatcaaatatatacattataatcaatggtttaaaatggctgacacaaactaatataacctagacagatcataaaatggctgacatgaactaatataaaccagacagatcgtatggggttttccatccttaaaagcagaagaatgtcagatgtttgactgctgatcgaatgtctcagcttaatcagcagtcatatgagcattaatcaccatattccatatatgtttagataaccaatgacagacgagctagacaatatggtaattaactaaccacccctgacaacccctaaccactcctttctatgtgaaaatataaaactatgtatgtacaataaagtatcagtattgatggaatgttgttctgtcacagttgtgtacagtccattcttgatgagcgctcaaaatactcagtctaattgggagcggccacagcacacacagggatatatttatccaaccctaatatttccataacagagccTCATCCACATCAACCCCCCCAGATTCCTCTCATTTCATCAGAAGGAAACTCTTGGCAGAGGAGTGAATGGAGCACGATGAAACTTCAGTTCTAGCTAAGTGGGGACATGGAGCGGACGGAACCAGGAGACGTGGCCCCAACCGGGTGGCATGTCCGTATCCCAGGACCAGTCACTGCTCCAGAAGGTAGAGCAAAGGGAGAAGAGCAGCTGCCCACCATGTGGAAGAGCAGTAGACGGAGGGGCATCAAGGCTGTGAGTAGGTTCTCCATACTAGATACATTATATGTGCTCTCATCTTTACATACACTGTGTATAACAGACCTCATAATAAGTTACATCCATAATGTCTTCTCCTCAGATCTTCTAAATACTCATCAGTTTGGGACCCTTAGTCCTTTCTCCTGCACATTTCAGATGTCTATGATCATTTTTGTCTTTTCCAGGTTCCAAATGTCGACAAAACCAACAAATTGATCCAAGGAAAAGAGTCCCCAGAGAACAATGCTCGAGAGAGGAACCGTGTCCGGACCCTAAGACAAGCCTTCCTGTCCCTACAGGCAGCGCTGCCCTCCGTTCCCCCTGGCACCAAATTATCCAAGTTAGATGTCCTTGTCCTGGCCACCAGTTACATCGCCCACCTCACCCAAACCCTGCACCAAGAGAGACCCCCACCCGTGGGCCATCAGACTGGAAGAGGCCCGGGGTACCTGCACCCTATGAAGGTACTTGGTATCAGGGGGCTCAGCCTGGGGGCCTGTTTGAAATGGAATATTTTTGTATGTTCTTCGACTTTTTACTGTTATGACATTAGACTGGGAGACTAAAGAGAATATGTCAGCTGATACGTGGTGTATCACAGTGTATCTGGCGATACGTGGTGTATCACAGTGTATCTGCCGATACGTGGTGTATCACAGTGTATCTGCCGATACGTGGTGTATCACAGTGTATCTGCCGATACGTGGTGTATCACAGTGTATCTGCCGATACGTGGTGTATCACAGTGTATCTGCTGATACGTGGTGT is a window of Ranitomeya variabilis isolate aRanVar5 chromosome 2, aRanVar5.hap1, whole genome shotgun sequence DNA encoding:
- the LOC143810240 gene encoding transcription factor 23-like, producing the protein MERTEPGDVAPTGWHVRIPGPVTAPEGRAKGEEQLPTMWKSSRRRGIKAVPNVDKTNKLIQGKESPENNARERNRVRTLRQAFLSLQAALPSVPPGTKLSKLDVLVLATSYIAHLTQTLHQERPPPVGHQTGRGPGYLHPMKKWPMRSRLYAEALEYEASGRSTAIED